TCGAGGCCCAGCAGTTCGACGCTGTCGGAATCTTCGCCTGTGAGAATGATGATCGGGATGCCGCGTGTGGCGATGTTCATGCGAACCGTTCTGCATAGCTCGTCGCCGCGCATTCCAGGCAGGTAATAGTCCATCAGGATGAGATCGGGCGGGGCTGTGCGGATTTCGTTCATGGCGTCCTGTGCGGTCGATGCGACGGCGACGTTCCAACCCTGGGACTTCAGTTCGTGCTCCATCCGAATCGCCTGGGAAGGCGAGTCCTCGACAAGCAGAATCTGAGGCATGGATTGCATCATGAATTCTCCACTGGTGCGGTGCCAGCCAGAACCGCCAATCTATCGGCGATCTCATGAATCGGCAGCGATTCGGCGGCCGCTCCGATGGCAATGGACTCGCCTGGCATGCCGTACACCACGGATGTTTCTTCGTCCTGCGCAATGGTGTGTCCGCCCGCCTCTCGAACGGCGAGCAACCCATCGGCTCCGTCGCGCCCCATTCCCGTGAGCACCACGCCGACGCCGCGCGGCCCATAGGCCTCTGCGATCGAACGCAGCAACACGGATCCGGATGGACGTTCATTGTGCTCGGCGGGCGCGCAGGTCAGATTCGCCCGGCGATTGACCACCGTCAGATGACGATCCTGCGGCGCGATGTAGACACAACCGCGCTCGATTCGCGCGCCGTTCAGCGCAATGTGCACCGGCATTGGGCAGATGGTTTTGAGCCATAACGCGAAACTTTCGAGGAAACTGGGTGAAATGTGTTGCACAAGCAGAATTGGAGCCGGCAGATCCGCCGGCAGGGACGACAGGATGGTCTCCAGTGCCGCAGGCCCGCCGGTCGACGCCACGATTCCGATGCCGTCCACCTGTCCCTCGGACTGACATGGAATGACCGGCGCACTGGCGCACGGTTGGATGATCCGCGCCGCTCGGCGCGGTCCATTGAATCGCTGCCGGATCACACGCACCTGGCTCATCACCACCAGCTTGTTGCATAGGCGTTCGCCGAAAATCCCACCGTCTTCCTTGGATGAGAGCGAGGGCTTTTC
The nucleotide sequence above comes from Planctomycetota bacterium. Encoded proteins:
- the cheB gene encoding chemotaxis-specific protein-glutamate methyltransferase CheB → MIVEDSITARELLTHLINRDRRLRLVAQVASAEQAMRTLPRVRPDIITMDIRLPGMDGYETTRLIMETHPTPIIVVAAGMNEPDGAASILALRAGALTVMEKPSLSSKEDGGIFGERLCNKLVVMSQVRVIRQRFNGPRRAARIIQPCASAPVIPCQSEGQVDGIGIVASTGGPAALETILSSLPADLPAPILLVQHISPSFLESFALWLKTICPMPVHIALNGARIERGCVYIAPQDRHLTVVNRRANLTCAPAEHNERPSGSVLLRSIAEAYGPRGVGVVLTGMGRDGADGLLAVREAGGHTIAQDEETSVVYGMPGESIAIGAAAESLPIHEIADRLAVLAGTAPVENS